One window from the genome of Candidatus Binataceae bacterium encodes:
- a CDS encoding amino acid permease has protein sequence MTKAPSLRQQLFHRKPIAMLLEDSRTHGGGLKRALGALDLTALGVGAIIGAGIFVLTGVAAAEMAGPGVIISFAVSGLASAMAALCYAEFAAMIPVAGSAYSYSYATMGELAGWIIGWDLILEYAVASAAVAVGWSGYCRVILGGLGIHLPYALSHAPGAGGGILDLPALLIVAVVTTILVIGISESARVNSIIVAVKLFAVGVVIVVGAFYVRPANWHPFVPFGWSGIMHGAAIIFFAYIGFDAVSTAAEEVIDPARDLPLGILGSLAACTLLYILVAAVLTGMTPYKTIDVNAPLSSAFVNLGLNLASATVSLGAVAGLTSVLLVMMLGQSRVFFAMSRDGLLPPIFSRIHPRFRTPYFPTILTGTAVGITAALLPIQEIAELTNIGTLFAFVLVCMGVWIMRHIDPQRARPFATPFVPLVPIAGALACGYLMLSLPVVTWMRFVVWLALGLAVYFSYGRWHSRVSRGRDQDGSSLPGEVAQPSR, from the coding sequence ATGACCAAAGCACCTTCGCTGCGGCAGCAACTCTTTCATCGCAAGCCGATTGCGATGCTTTTGGAGGACAGCCGCACCCACGGGGGTGGCCTCAAACGCGCCTTGGGCGCGCTCGATCTGACCGCGCTGGGGGTCGGCGCGATTATCGGCGCGGGAATTTTCGTGCTGACCGGCGTGGCGGCAGCGGAGATGGCGGGGCCAGGAGTAATCATTTCCTTTGCGGTCTCGGGGCTGGCCTCGGCCATGGCGGCGCTGTGTTACGCGGAGTTTGCCGCGATGATTCCGGTGGCCGGCAGCGCCTATTCCTATTCCTACGCCACGATGGGCGAGTTGGCGGGTTGGATCATCGGATGGGATCTGATCCTGGAGTATGCAGTCGCCTCGGCGGCAGTGGCGGTGGGATGGTCAGGCTATTGCCGGGTGATTCTGGGCGGGCTGGGAATCCATCTGCCTTATGCCTTGAGCCATGCTCCCGGGGCCGGCGGTGGAATCCTGGATCTGCCCGCATTGCTGATCGTCGCGGTGGTAACCACCATCTTAGTGATTGGGATTTCGGAGAGCGCGCGCGTCAATTCGATTATCGTCGCGGTCAAGCTTTTTGCCGTCGGCGTGGTGATTGTGGTGGGGGCGTTTTACGTCCGTCCCGCCAACTGGCATCCCTTCGTTCCCTTTGGCTGGAGCGGAATCATGCACGGTGCGGCGATCATATTTTTCGCCTACATCGGCTTTGACGCGGTCTCGACCGCGGCAGAAGAGGTGATCGACCCGGCCCGCGATCTTCCCCTGGGCATCCTGGGTTCGCTGGCCGCCTGCACCTTGCTCTACATCCTGGTCGCGGCGGTGCTGACCGGGATGACCCCCTACAAAACGATCGACGTCAACGCGCCGCTTTCCTCCGCCTTTGTCAACTTGGGGCTCAATTTAGCCTCTGCTACGGTATCGCTGGGGGCGGTGGCGGGATTGACCTCGGTGTTGCTAGTTATGATGTTAGGGCAATCGCGGGTATTTTTCGCGATGTCGCGCGACGGTCTGCTGCCGCCTATCTTTTCGCGAATCCATCCGCGCTTCCGCACGCCCTATTTTCCCACGATTTTAACCGGGACCGCGGTGGGAATCACCGCGGCGCTGTTGCCGATTCAGGAAATCGCCGAACTGACCAATATCGGCACCCTGTTCGCGTTCGTGCTGGTGTGCATGGGGGTTTGGATCATGCGCCATATCGATCCTCAGCGCGCGCGCCCGTTCGCCACTCCCTTCGTCCCGCTGGTGCCGATCGCGGGTGCGCTGGCCTGCGGCTATCTAATGCTCAGTCTGCCGGTCGTGACCTGGATGCGCTTCGTGGTCTGGCTGGCGCTGGGGTTGGCGGTCTATTTCAGCTACGGTCGATGGCACAGCCGCGTCAGCCGCGGCCGCGACCAGGACGGCTCCTCATTGCCGGGGGAGGTTG
- a CDS encoding glucose 1-dehydrogenase, with product MADNPLAALFSLGGHLALVTGASSGLGVECAHALAMAGADLVVVARRGERLETLARELRESHGVRVLPIAADLTRGADLDRLMVEAAELGEIDILVNNAGIAPTGRAERLRREVWDETLAVNLTAPMMLAQRVAAGLIERRKPGRIINIASVLGAVGTGIYRLSAYTASKGALVNLTRQLAIEWAPHGINVNAIAPGWIPTEATAGGLARPGNREKMEALTPLGRLGRPDEIRGAVIFLASPAASYVTGALLAVDGGYLAW from the coding sequence ATGGCGGATAACCCGCTGGCGGCGCTGTTTTCGCTGGGCGGTCACCTCGCCTTGGTAACCGGAGCTTCCTCAGGCCTGGGGGTGGAATGCGCACATGCGCTGGCGATGGCTGGTGCCGATTTGGTAGTAGTGGCGCGCCGCGGCGAGCGGTTGGAGACGCTGGCGCGCGAATTGCGCGAGAGTCATGGTGTGCGGGTGTTGCCGATCGCGGCCGACCTCACGCGCGGCGCCGATCTAGATCGGCTGATGGTGGAGGCTGCGGAGCTGGGCGAGATCGATATTCTGGTCAATAACGCCGGCATCGCTCCTACCGGACGTGCCGAGCGGCTGCGCCGTGAGGTGTGGGATGAGACGCTGGCGGTCAATCTGACGGCGCCAATGATGCTGGCGCAACGGGTCGCCGCCGGCCTGATCGAGCGGCGCAAGCCCGGGCGAATTATCAACATTGCCTCGGTGTTGGGTGCGGTCGGCACCGGTATTTATCGGCTGTCGGCCTATACTGCCAGCAAAGGGGCGCTGGTCAATTTGACCAGGCAATTAGCGATCGAATGGGCGCCGCACGGGATCAACGTCAATGCGATCGCGCCCGGTTGGATTCCCACTGAAGCGACCGCGGGCGGGCTGGCGCGGCCGGGAAATCGCGAGAAGATGGAAGCGCTAACTCCACTGGGCCGTTTGGGGCGGCCCGATGAGATTCGCGGGGCGGTGATATTTCTGGCCAGCCCCGCGGCAAGCTACGTGACCGGCGCGCTACTGGCTGTAGATGGCGGCTATTTGGCGTGGTGA
- the ltaE gene encoding low-specificity L-threonine aldolase yields MIDLRSDTVTLPSEAMREAMARAELGDDVFGEDPTVNRLQERAAALMGKEAALLVASGTMANLIALLVHCRRGTKAIVGSRSHSYVYEGGGASALGGIVFAPVRNLDDGQLDLSELAYQVATPPDAHFAPPALVTLENTHNQCGGVAVPLSHMREVATIARGRGLATHLDGARIFNAALALESEAVTLAAEADSVSFCLSKGLACPVGSLLCGSAAFIQEAHRVRKVLGGGMRQAGIIAAAGLIALDQMIDRLGEDHSNARALAQGLGLIAGLQVWPAARRTNMVFFDVEGEEAQARSFEAEMRSRGVLIGRRGGVSFRAVAHYGIDRGAIDRTVMAAQAAAKALSN; encoded by the coding sequence GTGATCGACTTGCGTAGCGATACCGTGACCCTGCCCTCGGAGGCGATGCGGGAGGCGATGGCACGCGCCGAATTGGGCGACGACGTCTTCGGCGAAGACCCAACGGTCAATCGGCTGCAGGAACGTGCCGCCGCGCTGATGGGCAAGGAAGCGGCCTTGCTGGTAGCCAGCGGTACGATGGCCAACCTGATTGCCCTGTTAGTTCATTGCCGGCGTGGCACCAAGGCAATTGTCGGGTCGCGCTCGCATAGCTACGTGTACGAGGGTGGCGGCGCCTCGGCGCTGGGCGGGATCGTCTTTGCGCCGGTACGCAATCTCGACGACGGCCAGCTTGATCTAAGTGAGTTGGCGTATCAGGTGGCAACGCCGCCCGATGCTCATTTCGCGCCGCCCGCACTGGTTACTCTGGAGAACACTCACAATCAATGCGGCGGGGTAGCGGTGCCGCTCTCCCACATGCGCGAGGTCGCGACGATAGCGCGGGGGCGCGGGTTGGCGACCCATTTGGACGGGGCACGCATCTTCAACGCGGCACTGGCGCTGGAGAGCGAAGCTGTGACCCTGGCGGCCGAGGCCGACTCGGTTTCCTTCTGCCTGTCCAAGGGGCTGGCCTGTCCGGTGGGCTCATTGCTGTGCGGCAGCGCGGCCTTTATTCAGGAAGCCCATCGAGTGCGCAAGGTGTTGGGCGGTGGGATGAGGCAGGCGGGGATCATCGCCGCCGCCGGCCTGATTGCGCTGGACCAGATGATCGATCGCCTGGGCGAAGATCACAGCAACGCCCGCGCGCTGGCGCAAGGCTTGGGACTGATCGCCGGGCTACAGGTGTGGCCGGCTGCGCGGCGCACCAACATGGTTTTTTTCGACGTTGAGGGCGAAGAGGCGCAGGCGCGCAGCTTCGAGGCCGAAATGAGGTCGCGTGGGGTGCTGATCGGGCGACGTGGCGGGGTCAGTTTTCGTGCCGTGGCGCATTACGGTATTGACCGAGGAGCGATCGACCGGACGGTAATGGCAGCACAGGCGGCGGCCAAGGCGCTGAGCAATTAG
- a CDS encoding CbbQ/NirQ/NorQ/GpvN family protein, which produces MAVELKTFDTRLTGQSPEVRTLNPAQTPYYLPIGDEAEIFTAAYNARLPVLLKGPTGCGKTRFVEHMAHRLAAQPDGPCELITVACHEDLTGSDLVGRYLIQADETVWIDGPLTQAVRRGAICYLDEVVEARKDTTVLIHPLSDHRRILPIEKRGEVLSAHEGFLLVISYNPGYQSIQKNLKHSTRQRFVTIEFNYPPAEKETNIIAHEAGVDQNCAGQLALLGEKVRNLKSSGLEEGVSTRLLIYAGELIRNGIAPRRAATVAVTWSLTDEADSKRAIDEIVKAIFP; this is translated from the coding sequence ATGGCGGTTGAGTTGAAGACTTTCGATACGCGCTTGACCGGGCAAAGCCCCGAGGTGCGAACCCTCAATCCCGCCCAGACGCCATATTATCTGCCCATTGGCGACGAAGCTGAGATTTTTACTGCGGCCTACAATGCCCGCCTGCCGGTATTGCTCAAGGGGCCGACTGGATGCGGCAAGACCCGCTTCGTGGAGCATATGGCTCATCGGCTGGCGGCCCAACCCGACGGTCCGTGTGAGCTTATCACGGTGGCCTGCCACGAGGATTTGACCGGCAGCGACTTGGTCGGTCGCTATCTGATTCAGGCCGACGAGACCGTGTGGATCGACGGTCCGCTGACTCAGGCGGTGCGGCGCGGCGCGATATGCTACCTGGACGAGGTGGTGGAAGCGCGCAAAGATACCACCGTCCTGATTCATCCGCTCTCCGACCATCGGCGCATCCTGCCGATCGAAAAACGGGGCGAAGTGCTGTCCGCGCACGAGGGCTTTTTGCTGGTCATTTCTTACAATCCCGGCTACCAGAGCATTCAGAAAAACCTCAAGCATTCCACCCGCCAGCGCTTCGTGACGATCGAGTTCAACTATCCCCCCGCGGAAAAGGAAACCAACATCATTGCTCACGAAGCCGGAGTGGATCAAAACTGCGCGGGCCAGTTGGCCTTGCTAGGCGAGAAAGTGCGCAACTTGAAGTCCTCGGGGCTGGAAGAAGGGGTTTCCACCCGCCTGCTGATCTACGCCGGCGAATTGATCCGTAACGGGATTGCGCCGCGGCGCGCCGCCACCGTGGCGGTGACCTGGTCGCTGACCGACGAGGCCGACAGCAAGCGTGCGATCGACGAGATCGTCAAGGCGATTTTTCCCTGA